Proteins from one Xenopus tropicalis strain Nigerian chromosome 1, UCB_Xtro_10.0, whole genome shotgun sequence genomic window:
- the ccdc112 gene encoding coiled-coil domain-containing protein 112, which yields MATLATRMCEDSAVQNESHFSHVGGERNWKIKADQAKKAEYFRELEKIKGQIANLEKDKNGNLYSKKNDFRAEYSVLEEYEEKLACSRRAEKLKAKQQLSKIHNHVKRLQRQLIDVKPTPEFVEKLRVMMEEVDNAICTFKEEQRIIYEELMKEEKTTSNELNVLEKKIEGSLNTAPEKTFRAPCGKTPAEKMTSCQLPEEVVVFERFLQQTGGRLGGWDDFDHQSFLKVWTKHKGKATYLEEALAYLPSRTREDVQQHEAWYQEFLFLEEKKKEAIQEWKAKKQLEKGEIVKLQIKAKEIQQFNRQKQEESQKQKTEEEKRRKQQELEAWKRQKEIDAAAQIQAKIKEEEEQLKKQRKERQRQLEVKLLVEEHIRIRKEKEDFLLLEKQMQEEMEQEERRKMAVFEICRFQDRDLRKLEEKAQERRAKEKSEDEKERRLAKLKEKVQVHVDRDPSRLCKLTKGWEERCKETGPSGSAPLQHIPHRAVPTWRQGL from the exons ATGGCTACCTTAGCAACGAGGATGTGTGAGGACTCCGCTGTACAG AATGAAAGCCATTTCAGCCATGTTGGTGGGGAGAGAAACTGGAAGATAAAGGCTGATCAAGCAAAAAAAGCAGAGTATTTTCGTGAATTAGAGAAGATCAAAGGCCA AATTGCAAATttagaaaaagacaaaaatggGAATCTGTACAGTAAGAAGAATGATTTTCGGGCAGAGTACAGCGTCCTTGAAGAATATGAGGAAAAACTGGCTTGCAGCAGGAGAGCAGAAA AACTTAAGGCAAAACAGCAGCTTTCAAAAATCCATAACCATGTAAAAAGACTGCAGCGCCAGCTGATAGATGTGAAACCAACTCCAGAAT TTGTTGAGAAGCTTAGAGTAATGATGGAAGAAGTAGACAATGCTATCTGTACATTTAAAGAAGAACAGCGAATAAT CTATGAAGAACTTATGAAAGAGGAGAAAACTACTAGCAATGAGCTAAatgtactggaaaaaaaaatagaggGATCGTTAAATACAGCACCAGAAAAGACCTTCAGAGCACCATGTGGCaaaacaccagcagagaaaatgaCCTCATGTCAGCTACCAGAAGAAGTGGTGGTATTTGAAAGGTTCCTGCAGCAGACAGGAGGGCGTCTAGGAGGGTGGGATGACTTTGACCACCAGAGCTTTCTAAAGGTGTGGACAAAGCACAAGGGCAAAGCTACTTATCTAGAGGAAGCCTTGGCTTATTTGCCTAGCAGAACAAGAGAGGATGTTCAGCAACATGAGGCCTGGTATCAGGAGTTTCTCTTTTTAGAGGAGAAAAAGAAAGAG GCTATTCAGGAATGGAAGGCCAAAAAACAACTGGAAAAGGGGGAGATAGTGAAGCTTCAAATAAAAGCAAAGGAGATTCAGCAGTTTAATCGGCAGAAACAAGAAGAAtcccaaaaacaaaaaacagaggaAGAGAAACGCAGGAAGCAACAGGAGTTGGAGGCTTGGAAGAGACAGAAGGAGATAGATGCAGCTGCACAAATTCAAGCCAAAATAAAAGAGGAAGAGGAGCAGCTGAAGAAACAGAGAAAGGAGCGCCAGCGCCAGCTTGAAGTCAAGCTTTTAGTGGAAGAGCACATCCGAATTAGGAAGGAGAAGGAGGATTTTTTGTTGCTAGAAAAACAGATGCAAGAGGAAATGGAGcaagaagagagaaggaaaatggcagtatTTGAGATATGTAGATTCCAAGATAGG gaCCTGAGAAAACTTGAGGAAAAAGCTCAAGAGAGGAGAGCGAAGGAAAAATCTGAAGACGAAAAGGAGAGAAGGCTTGCAAAgttaaaagaaaag GTCCAAGTTCATGTTGATCGAGATCCTTCCAGGCTGTGTAAACTCACTAAAGGATGGGAGGAGCGTTGCAAAGAGACCGGGCCAAGTGGATCGGCACCATTACAACACATTCCTCACCG GGCTGTTCCAACCTGGAGACAAGGTTTATAG